A window of Tautonia plasticadhaerens contains these coding sequences:
- a CDS encoding PPC domain-containing protein codes for MSRPLPLGPERRARLRPPRLAPTALLALLLLIAAPARAQVPQHRLDAVFPAGGQLGQEAEVQLVGGELESVEGLWFDHPGIRAARAGGDATPPRFRVSIAPDVPPGLHDVRAVGPLGVSNPRAFAVGLRPEEAEREPNNGPDEAGPVEVGRTVNGRIDGATDVDWFSFEGKADRRVLVTLLASRLDAPLDAEIRLFDAEGRELAYGHDDVGRDPRLDCVLPADGTYRVEVRDVVYSGSPAHVYRLGLLDGPVVDAVVPRAAEPGSMTAFTLLGRDLGEGATSTGDILPGGRPLERLEVSIPVPADLAIDPDRPGAGYSGSPGAGVRGFWHVHEAGGGAADPVFIAEALAPVVVEEEPSGEGADEAAMPLSPPCDVSADFRRVGDVDLYEFRAAKGETWMIEVFAERIGSPVDTTLLVQQLGEDGGVARDVAEADDQGDPGTAPRFPRATVDPALKFQAPEDATYRITVGDLYNAAEPAPGAVYRLVIRPERPDFLLFAAPGDAGGPAAVSVRAGGRTNAQVLVHRRDGLAGPIRVEAEGLPAGVSAEPVVIGANQAQAPIVFSASEGAPTKLGTARLVGIPIGADGAPTGGPGRVALAGSITLPPAGGRDPTPVARVTRGLAVAVLPGAPARLSAAPGELTVPQGGSAELTATVSRAEGVEAEFQVTADALPDRVTATEAKVEQGKDSAPITITVPDDAEPGPYTLLLRAVGKASIPDPNDPSKAREVTLSEPSNPIRLTITKK; via the coding sequence ATGAGCCGCCCCCTCCCGCTCGGGCCCGAGCGCCGGGCCCGCCTCCGACCCCCTAGACTCGCCCCGACGGCCCTGCTGGCGCTGCTGCTGCTGATCGCGGCCCCCGCCCGGGCCCAGGTGCCCCAGCATCGGCTCGACGCCGTCTTCCCGGCCGGGGGGCAGCTCGGGCAGGAAGCCGAGGTGCAGCTCGTCGGGGGCGAGCTGGAGTCGGTCGAAGGGCTCTGGTTCGACCACCCGGGGATCCGGGCCGCTCGGGCGGGGGGGGACGCGACGCCGCCGAGGTTCCGGGTGTCGATCGCCCCGGACGTGCCCCCGGGGCTCCATGACGTCCGGGCGGTCGGCCCGCTCGGCGTGAGCAACCCCAGGGCCTTCGCCGTCGGGCTCCGGCCCGAGGAGGCCGAGCGGGAGCCGAACAATGGGCCGGACGAGGCGGGGCCGGTCGAGGTCGGCCGGACGGTCAACGGCCGGATCGACGGCGCGACCGATGTCGACTGGTTCTCCTTCGAGGGCAAGGCCGATCGGCGGGTGCTCGTCACCCTGCTCGCCTCCCGGCTCGACGCCCCGCTCGACGCCGAGATCCGCCTCTTCGACGCCGAGGGCCGGGAGCTGGCCTACGGGCACGACGACGTGGGACGGGACCCGAGGCTCGACTGCGTCCTGCCGGCCGACGGGACGTACCGGGTCGAGGTCCGGGACGTGGTCTACTCGGGCTCCCCGGCGCACGTCTACCGGCTCGGCCTGCTCGACGGGCCGGTCGTCGACGCGGTCGTCCCCCGGGCCGCCGAGCCGGGCTCGATGACGGCCTTCACCCTGCTCGGCCGCGACCTCGGCGAGGGGGCGACCTCGACCGGCGACATCCTGCCCGGCGGCCGGCCGCTGGAGCGCCTGGAGGTCTCGATCCCGGTGCCGGCCGACCTGGCGATCGACCCCGACCGCCCCGGGGCGGGCTACTCCGGCAGCCCGGGGGCGGGCGTCCGGGGGTTCTGGCACGTCCACGAGGCCGGGGGAGGGGCCGCCGACCCGGTCTTCATCGCCGAGGCCTTGGCGCCGGTCGTCGTCGAGGAGGAGCCCTCGGGCGAGGGGGCGGACGAGGCCGCCATGCCGCTCTCCCCGCCCTGCGACGTGTCGGCCGACTTCCGGCGGGTCGGGGACGTGGATCTCTACGAATTCCGGGCCGCCAAGGGGGAAACCTGGATGATCGAGGTCTTCGCCGAGCGGATCGGCTCGCCGGTCGACACGACCCTGCTCGTGCAGCAGCTCGGCGAGGACGGCGGCGTCGCCCGGGACGTGGCCGAGGCCGACGACCAGGGCGACCCCGGCACGGCCCCCCGGTTCCCCCGGGCGACCGTCGACCCGGCCCTGAAGTTCCAGGCGCCCGAGGACGCCACCTACCGAATCACCGTGGGGGACCTGTACAACGCGGCCGAGCCGGCCCCGGGGGCCGTCTACCGCCTGGTGATCCGCCCCGAGCGGCCCGACTTCCTCCTGTTCGCCGCCCCCGGCGACGCCGGGGGCCCCGCCGCCGTCTCGGTGCGGGCCGGGGGGCGGACGAATGCCCAGGTCCTGGTCCATCGCCGGGACGGCCTGGCCGGGCCGATCCGGGTGGAGGCCGAGGGCCTGCCTGCGGGTGTGTCGGCTGAGCCGGTGGTGATCGGCGCGAACCAGGCCCAGGCGCCGATCGTCTTCAGCGCCTCCGAGGGGGCGCCGACCAAGCTCGGCACGGCCCGGCTCGTCGGGATCCCGATCGGCGCCGACGGCGCGCCGACGGGAGGGCCGGGTCGGGTCGCCTTGGCCGGGTCGATCACCCTCCCCCCCGCCGGGGGCCGCGACCCGACCCCGGTGGCCCGGGTGACCCGGGGCCTGGCGGTGGCCGTCCTCCCCGGCGCCCCGGCCCGGCTCTCGGCCGCCCCGGGGGAGCTGACCGTGCCCCAGGGCGGCTCGGCCGAGCTGACCGCCACCGTCTCCCGGGCCGAGGGGGTCGAGGCCGAGTTCCAGGTCACCGCCGACGCCCTGCCCGACCGGGTGACCGCCACCGAGGCCAAGGTCGAGCAGGGCAAGGACTCCGCCCCGATCACGATCACCGTGCCCGACGACGCCGAGCCCGGCCCCTACACCCTGCTGCTCCGGGCCGTCGGGAAGGCCTCCATCCCCGACCCGAACGACCCGAGCAAGGCCCGGGAGGTGACGCTCAGCGAGCCGTCCAACCCGATCCGGCTGACGATCACGAAGAAATAA